Proteins encoded together in one Pseudomonas arsenicoxydans window:
- a CDS encoding adhesin yields the protein MNRSLLIIAMFCSASTFAQPPVINNADIDGSGAQYQGNLTVNQAAGDQQQQANARAFAIGHGADATTQIRQRLRTEVDPRIDAQSTIQGNSFSNGNGALGVNQSAGASNQQANALRISIGTQPQSIDDSVLRQQNVALISNSDATDSAPGYRHVATSDQAFTGSRGVIQLNQSAGVGNRMANTLSVRVAD from the coding sequence TGAATCGTTCGCTGCTGATTATCGCCATGTTTTGCAGTGCATCGACGTTCGCCCAACCTCCCGTCATCAATAACGCCGACATCGACGGTTCGGGCGCTCAGTACCAAGGCAACCTCACGGTCAACCAGGCTGCGGGCGACCAGCAACAACAGGCCAATGCCCGGGCTTTCGCCATTGGTCATGGTGCAGACGCGACCACACAAATTCGCCAACGGTTGCGCACTGAGGTCGATCCCAGAATCGATGCTCAGTCCACTATCCAGGGCAACTCCTTCAGTAACGGCAACGGCGCACTGGGCGTGAACCAGAGCGCGGGCGCCAGCAACCAGCAAGCCAATGCACTGCGCATCAGCATTGGTACGCAACCGCAAAGTATCGACGACAGCGTCCTCAGGCAACAGAACGTGGCGCTGATCAGCAACTCCGATGCAACTGACTCTGCACCCGGCTATCGCCATGTCGCTACAAGCGACCAGGCCTTCACCGGTAGTCGTGGGGTGATTCAGTTGAATCAGAGCGCCGGGGTGGGTAATCGAATGGCAAACACCCTAAGCGTACGGGTCGCGGATTGA
- a CDS encoding heme utilization protein — MKPSMAIKPLVFAIAAVMAVAVQAGQTDDHHNGHNGHNNNGHHTPPPTKIPVYATASAIDNQSSTNNHVLNQGTVNDASMSSSATGTSGNVGVNVAAGDGNQQDNAAAIANAAAAATDNSFVFGTATATASVKQYSNGNRVDNYGSTASATMSGSGNSGSGNMGINIAGGDLNQQKNTMAIANTNAPLGNATATASADQQGPGLTVNNNADRTYRVDTLTNTVTASGSFSRDKSSEASGSRSASSSFDVSGSNNFNANGSSSSHASGSSSSSLSASLNATLDAAAAASNSASWNYGPHHSGSSSSSSDASLNASLDASLDVSVDKSYDKTHEKSFDKSYSSSFEKSGSKSSQSAYDKAKSYSESSSYDLSNTYSYQVLTPTGWANPVTNTASLTGSVNGGSGNLGVNVAAGVGNQQSNSLAISNNSF, encoded by the coding sequence ATGAAACCTTCGATGGCAATCAAGCCTCTGGTTTTCGCAATTGCTGCGGTCATGGCTGTTGCTGTACAAGCTGGGCAGACTGATGACCACCACAATGGCCACAATGGCCACAATAACAACGGTCATCACACCCCTCCTCCAACCAAGATCCCGGTCTACGCGACGGCGAGTGCGATAGATAACCAAAGCAGTACCAACAATCACGTCCTTAACCAAGGGACTGTCAACGATGCCAGCATGAGCAGCTCTGCCACAGGCACCAGCGGCAACGTCGGCGTCAACGTGGCTGCCGGCGACGGCAACCAACAAGACAACGCGGCCGCCATTGCAAACGCCGCAGCCGCAGCCACCGATAACAGCTTCGTGTTCGGCACTGCCACTGCTACCGCAAGCGTGAAGCAATACAGCAACGGCAACAGGGTTGACAACTACGGCAGCACTGCCTCGGCCACCATGAGTGGATCGGGCAACAGCGGCAGCGGCAACATGGGGATCAACATTGCTGGCGGCGATCTGAACCAGCAGAAAAATACCATGGCCATCGCCAACACCAATGCTCCGCTGGGTAACGCCACCGCCACCGCCTCTGCCGATCAACAAGGCCCTGGCCTGACTGTGAATAACAACGCCGACCGGACCTACCGTGTAGATACGCTGACCAATACCGTAACGGCCAGCGGCAGTTTCTCTCGCGATAAGTCTAGCGAAGCGAGCGGCAGCAGAAGCGCTTCTTCGAGCTTTGACGTGAGCGGTTCGAATAACTTCAATGCCAATGGCTCTAGCAGCTCTCATGCAAGCGGCTCCTCGAGTTCTTCTTTGAGCGCTTCCTTGAACGCTACTCTGGACGCAGCAGCCGCGGCTTCCAACAGCGCTTCGTGGAACTATGGCCCTCACCATTCGGGCAGCAGCAGCTCGTCTTCTGACGCTTCGCTGAACGCATCGCTCGATGCATCACTCGACGTATCGGTCGATAAGTCGTACGACAAAACGCACGAAAAATCGTTTGATAAATCGTACAGCTCCTCGTTCGAAAAATCGGGCAGCAAGTCGTCCCAATCTGCGTATGACAAAGCTAAGAGCTACAGTGAAAGCAGCTCGTATGATTTGAGCAACACTTACTCTTATCAAGTGCTGACTCCAACTGGCTGGGCCAACCCTGTGACCAACACTGCATCCCTGACCGGTTCGGTGAATGGCGGCAGCGGCAACCTGGGCGTCAACGTAGCTGCCGGTGTGGGCAACCAACAAAGCAACTCGTTGGCCATTTCCAACAACTCGTTCTAA
- a CDS encoding C39 family peptidase, whose protein sequence is MRIITLAFLLCVASVSEAAQMPLSVLPGGAVVYKPVQSIRERKFADLVQQKTDFSCGAAALATILRQAYWLDVNEEQIIEGMLAHSDQNLVRVQGFSMLDMKHYVESIGMRARGYRVATETLSEIKIPVVVLMDIRGYKHFVVLQRVHDGWVYIGDPVLGHKRYKLDDFVKGWNGIVFAVIGQGYDKTNALLDPPLPLTAKNRINAFSPVPDAELMDFGFIQSDFF, encoded by the coding sequence ATGCGGATTATCACCTTGGCATTTTTGCTGTGCGTGGCCAGTGTGAGCGAGGCTGCACAAATGCCGCTTTCCGTCCTGCCGGGCGGCGCGGTGGTGTACAAACCGGTCCAGAGCATACGTGAGCGTAAATTTGCCGACCTGGTGCAACAGAAAACCGATTTCAGTTGCGGCGCAGCTGCGCTCGCGACGATTTTGCGCCAGGCCTATTGGCTGGATGTGAATGAAGAACAGATTATCGAAGGCATGTTGGCACACTCCGATCAAAATCTTGTCCGCGTCCAGGGCTTCTCCATGCTCGACATGAAGCATTACGTGGAAAGTATCGGCATGCGTGCCCGCGGCTACCGGGTAGCCACTGAAACGTTGAGCGAAATCAAAATACCCGTTGTGGTTCTCATGGATATCCGCGGCTACAAGCATTTTGTGGTGTTGCAAAGAGTGCATGACGGCTGGGTCTATATCGGAGATCCGGTACTGGGTCATAAACGTTACAAACTCGACGACTTTGTCAAAGGCTGGAACGGCATCGTTTTTGCCGTCATCGGCCAGGGCTATGACAAAACCAATGCGTTGCTCGACCCTCCCCTGCCACTGACCGCCAAGAACCGCATCAACGCTTTCAGCCCGGTACCAGACGCAGAGTTGATGGACTTCGGATTCATCCAAAGCGACTTCTTCTAA